From Arachis hypogaea cultivar Tifrunner chromosome 3, arahy.Tifrunner.gnm2.J5K5, whole genome shotgun sequence:
TGATTGTAAGGTACTTACCAAATTGTTTAGTGAGTTTTGTAGAGTTCAACGCGGTAGTCGCATGGCCACAAACGATGCGACAATCGGAGTTCCGGGTTGAAAGATATAGAAGTTTGAAAATGATATGAAATTTGGGATTAGGTTCTGCTCCTCCCAAATTAAAGTTCAGCGTGCTTCAAATGAAAGGATGAGGAAGAGAAGGCTGAATTCTTATATTTATATGTGGGCTTTGGGTCTAATTTGGGCCAGTCCAACCGGTTTGGCACGTTAGTCCGTTTTTGGgccacaaattttaaaattagtgtcaaaatttatattttaattatttctaccactctaacttatcaaatttaatttttaaatttctttaaataaaaattaatttattggtaACTACTTATTTATTACCTGGGATTTACACGACTCAATTGTGTCAAATCATGTCTCCATTTTTCTTGATCTCAATTGTATCATTCAGTACTAAGATTCTCAAGCTCAGATACTAATGATAAAATCAGCACTAATAGAATAGGTAGATTTTATTGTTGTATTAGGGATTGTCAATTGGTACTCCTTAAAAGATTTTACACAATTAGAACTACCAACTCAAAAGAAAAAATCTATCTAGTTTTTAcaaaatttacaataaaaaatacataataaactAAGCTAACTATAACATAGCTATTTATAGACaataaaaaatagaatctaactaaCTTATCAACCAACTAAACCATACTAACAACTTCTAAAACTGTTACTTAAGTGTTATTTACATCTCTTTTTATAACACAGTCCAAACTTATTAGTAGTAGGCGCCTCTCTATCGCACTCATTGTTATGTTAATATGATTCAAATATAGCATCAATAATGGAAGTTTGGCACTTTGTTACAATGTTACTCATTCTCATCTAATGAATGCATGATACCCATTCATGATTGTGCTTCGATCTATTTcctagtatattttattattattttccattACGAAGGAAGAGAGTAACGAATATATTTTTAACTGAGTCACATACAGTTTATTCAAATTGGCATAAATAATGTCAAATAGTTATAGAAACCCTCCCTTATGAGAATGCTACACTAGTTTGTAATCTTGGTAGCATTTCCATCATCATAGACAACTCATAAAACTTTATCTTGAAAAGGAAGGCTGAATGCATATAGGCTAAGGAAATATAATAGAAGCTAAAAGGAAATCCAAGATTTAAGATATGTAGGTATACATATTTGAGCACATGAATGAAGGAAACTACATAGTACATGTCAAGCGATGGATTTAATGCTTGTATCCGTCCTTGTCCACGACCACCAAAAATCCATTAATTGTTAGAGAAAAAAAGGGGGGAGGGGTGGTTCAATCTAGATTAAGAAACTTCATATTAATAGGAGTTTAAATGCTATCTTCTGTATTAGGAAGTACAAAAGGACACTACTAATTAGGGGAAATGGATTGCTTGACAGCATGCACTCATCTATGAGGAAATTAAAGGCTATTAACTACCCAAACGTGACGTATCAACCAGATCCCTGTCAGGAAGGCAATaatatttggtaacaaaaaattaataaccaaaattagctaaaatttttcttatttaacatttattaattattgtaattattaataaatgctaaataaaaaagttttggttatttcttttgttttcctAGCATTACCATATTAATTGTAGCAATAAGGCAAATttgagcttttttttttaatctctctATCATTACCATTATGAAAATCGGTTATGAAAGCTAACTACCATACATTCAATTTGCGTAAAATTTGTCTCTTCCAAAGCTAAACTACCAcacaccaatatatatatatatatgctcaaTCTGTTGCCGAAGAACAGCATGTCTTCGCCTCAAGATTGAATAATGGacaaagaagaagccaaagctgaAAAGGAGAAGGACATGATGAGTGTTTCCTCTGAAAATGAACTCCTCACATGTCATGCCAAATTTGAAGCATTCCCATTTTTCAAAACACCAAGGTTTTTGAAGGGAGCCAAGATCACACTCAGACTTGTGACTATTGTTACTACATTCATTGCAATGCTTTGTATGATAACCAGCCACCAATCTACCACAATGTTGGGCACGCCACTCGATGCTCGATATAGCTACTCTCCTGCTTTCAGGTATAAAGATCACATCATCAATCATGCTAATTTTACACATGGACCTTATCTATCTCTTCTATCTTGCAGGTTCTTTGTTTATGCAAATGCTGTTGCATGCTTCTTTATATTCCTATCTTTACTTGCTACAATCGTTTTCTACCTTCGAGGCGCATGCCCCACCAATAAATGCAGCTACTTGTTCTTCCTGAATGACATGGTATGATACATGATTTCGTTCTAAATTAAACATTCTGTCCAACTTATCAACTCATCTTTGTTCCTCAAAGTGAGTAACAGCAAGAAAATATGTATGTTGTGAACATGACAGATGATGTTAACAATGGAGATTGGGGGATGTGCAGCTGCAACAGCTATAGGAGAGGTGGGGCTGCATGGAAATTCCCATGCAGGTTGGGGTTCTATCTGCGGTTATTATGGGAAATTCTGTGACAGGGTCACCATTTCGCTCGTGTTTTCATATGTCTCAATTGTTTCATTGTTCATACTTACTGTAATATCCTCAATGAACTTCAAAGAGAATCCTCTTTAATTTAAGGATTGATACAGAAGAAGCGAATGTATGTAGAACAGTTGTTCTCTTAGGCACTTGTTTTCTACTTGGTGTTATTTGTTTGGAATGGAAAGAAAAGGGGAGCATGAGTAGCTGTTTAACTAGGCATTAAATAATAGAGACACCTCCGAATCCAAAATCCATACTAAGTGGTTATTACACCTTGCATACCCAAACTGCAACCTTGGCTTGTAATCTtgctacaaaaataaataaaatttatcacgCCAAAGTTAAAGATAATCTATCCAAATAGCATATAGAAGAGAAGATATTGAATTTGCTTAAAAAAATCAATGTCATAATTTCTCATTATATAATATACTTTATATTTTCTCACGTGATTTGATTTAAGATCCAAACTGACGTTATAACCACATACTCAAGAGAGTTAGAAACATACACAACTCCTACTTCTTATCAGCTTGAAAGTCACATGTACAAATATCATGATAACTTACAACTATCCAATTTTCAGTTGGGTCAAACCAACTAAAAATAAGAGATGGAAACAACCCTCTGACCAAATTCACTCGATGAATTCACAAAATTCAAGCATATCTTACTCACCAAGGCATGATCTCAAATGTCAAAAGAGGGTCCAAAATGAAAAGCATAACTCCATACAAATGAATGCCTACAAGCTACTTGATAGTAATGTACCGATTTGTTCCGTGTCTAGCCCAGTAGTTCTTAAGATCCAATGGTGTAGATAAGTCATGACCTTGCGAAGCAAACCTACTAAGCAATCTTGTAAAGACACTCCCACTCATCTTTCGTCCCCCAATGCGGGCGTGGCGCTTGTTTGGAAGCTGTGGCAGTGGATACACTGACAACGTCGTGGTACAACAAGAAGACTGCCATCCGCCATTCCCCCATTTGTAGCACTGCCGGGGTACTCCAGTGCAGGTGCATATTGGGACAGGCATGATAGTTTCATCAAATGCAACCAAATTCAAGCCAACATCCTGCATATCCCATTCAGATTTGAACTTTATCCCTTCAGAAGCTGCCTGCCTATTTAAATCCTCGCCCATTTTCTTTGCCTTGCTATGTGGTTTTGATACCTTAGAATTAATTACATTTTCATCCTTCATTCTTTTAGCTTGATTAGATTTGACAGCTTCAGAAACTTTAGCCGTCATTGGAGAGACATCCCTTCTGGATATATCCTTTGGGCTGCATGCAGTTTGGCGCATCCGCTTTGATCCACGTTGAGCTCCATCACCTGACTTGAAAATGTTCTGACTTTTAAGTGCTGTGAGGGCATTATCCCGTTCCTTTAGGGCATTATCCCTTTGCGCAAGTGCTTCATCCCTTTGTCGAAGGGCCAAATCACGAGCAGCCAAGGCTTCATTCTTTTCAGA
This genomic window contains:
- the LOC112790974 gene encoding CASP-like protein 1F2, yielding MDKEEAKAEKEKDMMSVSSENELLTCHAKFEAFPFFKTPRFLKGAKITLRLVTIVTTFIAMLCMITSHQSTTMLGTPLDARYSYSPAFRFFVYANAVACFFIFLSLLATIVFYLRGACPTNKCSYLFFLNDMMMLTMEIGGCAAATAIGEVGLHGNSHAGWGSICGYYGKFCDRVTISLVFSYVSIVSLFILTVISSMNFKENPL
- the LOC112790973 gene encoding protein BASIC PENTACYSTEINE4 isoform X3; amino-acid sequence: MDSSQHENGRHNVDYYRGAHSLHQVKEPNALVMNKKIRSIMAERQAAILEHELEAAISEKNEALAARDLALRQRDEALAQRDNALKERDNALTALKSQNIFKSGDGAQRGSKRMRQTACSPKDISRRDVSPMTAKVSEAVKSNQAKRMKDENVINSKVSKPHSKAKKMGEDLNRQAASEGIKFKSEWDMQDVGLNLVAFDETIMPVPICTCTGVPRQCYKWGNGGWQSSCCTTTLSVYPLPQLPNKRHARIGGRKMSGSVFTRLLSRFASQGHDLSTPLDLKNYWARHGTNRKITSQGCSLGMQGVITT
- the LOC112790973 gene encoding protein BASIC PENTACYSTEINE4 isoform X6 gives rise to the protein MDSQHQVKEPNALVMNKKIRSIMAERQAAILEHELEAAISEKNEALAARDLALRQRDEALAQRDNALKERDNALTALKSQNIFKSGDGAQRGSKRMRQTACSPKDISRRDVSPMTAKVSEAVKSNQAKRMKDENVINSKVSKPHSKAKKMGEDLNRQAASEGIKFKSEWDMQDVGLNLVAFDETIMPVPICTCTGVPRQCYKWGNGGWQSSCCTTTLSVYPLPQLPNKRHARIGGRKMSGSVFTRLLSRFASQGHDLSTPLDLKNYWARHGTNRKITSQGCSLGMQGVITT
- the LOC112790973 gene encoding protein BASIC PENTACYSTEINE4 isoform X1, coding for MDSSQHENGRHNVDYYRGAHSLWNMDSQHQVKEPNALVMNKKIRSIMAERQAAILEHELEAAISEKNEALAARDLALRQRDEALAQRDNALKERDNALTALKSQNIFKSGDGAQRGSKRMRQTACSPKDISRRDVSPMTAKVSEAVKSNQAKRMKDENVINSKVSKPHSKAKKMGEDLNRQAASEGIKFKSEWDMQDVGLNLVAFDETIMPVPICTCTGVPRQCYKWGNGGWQSSCCTTTLSVYPLPQLPNKRHARIGGRKMSGSVFTRLLSRFASQGHDLSTPLDLKNYWARHGTNRKITSQGCSLGMQGVITT
- the LOC112790973 gene encoding protein BASIC PENTACYSTEINE4 isoform X2; its protein translation is MDSSQHENGRHNVDYYRGAHSLWNMDSQHQVKEPNALVMNKKIRSIMAERQAAILEHELEAAISEKNEALAARDLALRQRDEALAQRDNALKERDNALTALKSQNIFKSGDGAQRGSKRMRQTACSPKDISRRDVSPMTAKVSEAVKSNQAKRMKDENVINSKVSKPHSKAKKMGEDLNRQAASEGIKFKSEWDMQDVGLNLVAFDETIMPVPICTCTGVPRQCYKWGNGGWQSSCCTTTLSVYPLPQLPNKRHARIGGRKMSGSVFTRLLSRFASQGHDLSTPLDLKNYWARHGTNRLQAKVAVWVCKV
- the LOC112790973 gene encoding protein BASIC PENTACYSTEINE4 isoform X5 yields the protein MDSSQHENGRHNVDYYRGAHSLHQVKEPNALVMNKKIRSIMAERQAAILEHELEAAISEKNEALAARDLALRQRDEALAQRDNALKERDNALTALKSQNIFKSGDGAQRGSKRMRQTACSPKDISRRDVSPMTAKVSEAVKSNQAKRMKDENVINSKVSKPHSKAKKMGEDLNRQAASEGIKFKSEWDMQDVGLNLVAFDETIMPVPICTCTGVPRQCYKWGNGGWQSSCCTTTLSVYPLPQLPNKRHARIGGRKMSGSVFTRLLSRFASQGHDLSTPLDLKNYWARHGTNRYITIK
- the LOC112790973 gene encoding protein BASIC PENTACYSTEINE4 isoform X4: MDSSQHENGRHNVDYYRGAHSLWNMDSQHQVKEPNALVMNKKIRSIMAERQAAILEHELEAAISEKNEALAARDLALRQRDEALAQRDNALKERDNALTALKSQNIFKSGDGAQRGSKRMRQTACSPKDISRRDVSPMTAKVSEAVKSNQAKRMKDENVINSKVSKPHSKAKKMGEDLNRQAASEGIKFKSEWDMQDVGLNLVAFDETIMPVPICTCTGVPRQCYKWGNGGWQSSCCTTTLSVYPLPQLPNKRHARIGGRKMSGSVFTRLLSRFASQGHDLSTPLDLKNYWARHGTNRYITIK